A genomic region of Rhodococcus qingshengii JCM 15477 contains the following coding sequences:
- a CDS encoding TnsA-like heteromeric transposase endonuclease subunit, which produces MSVGLHAVEDAFEIGFVGSDGAQVRCSLADAVAVRFERVPPIRSIPSYQGQRHNPGLYWSATVSAHVEYESWLERDEALALDFDPDVVGIAAQPFWLFWRDGQRSRSHAPDFFARRADGTGVVTDCRPAARIKLRDEVAFAATARACASMGWVYRRVSEHDRVWLANVQWLAGYRHPRHRVESTAATLVAAFAKPQPLIGGARSAGDPVAVLPVLHHLLWSKELMVDLSQRLESMSIVSVAAAR; this is translated from the coding sequence TTGTCGGTCGGACTGCACGCTGTTGAGGACGCATTCGAAATCGGCTTCGTCGGCTCGGACGGGGCACAGGTTCGGTGTTCGCTGGCGGACGCGGTGGCGGTGCGGTTCGAACGGGTTCCGCCGATCCGATCGATTCCGTCATATCAGGGACAGCGGCACAATCCTGGCTTGTACTGGTCGGCGACGGTGTCGGCGCATGTGGAGTATGAGTCGTGGTTGGAGCGCGACGAGGCACTGGCGCTGGACTTCGATCCCGACGTCGTGGGGATCGCGGCGCAACCGTTCTGGCTGTTCTGGCGCGATGGGCAAAGGAGTCGATCACATGCACCGGATTTCTTCGCCCGCCGCGCCGACGGCACCGGGGTAGTGACCGATTGTCGACCTGCGGCACGGATCAAGCTACGGGATGAGGTCGCGTTCGCTGCGACCGCGCGGGCATGCGCGTCGATGGGCTGGGTTTATCGGCGAGTGAGCGAGCACGATCGGGTCTGGTTGGCGAACGTGCAGTGGCTGGCCGGGTATCGACATCCTCGTCACCGCGTGGAATCGACAGCGGCGACATTGGTGGCGGCGTTCGCAAAACCTCAGCCGCTGATCGGCGGCGCGCGTTCGGCAGGCGATCCGGTGGCCGTATTGCCGGTTCTGCATCACCTGTTGTGGTCGAAGGAGCTGATGGTGGATCTGTCACAGCGGTTGGAGTCGATGTCGATTGTATCGGTGGCGGCGGCGAGATGA
- a CDS encoding ATP-binding protein yields the protein MLQPITAVGGNLRWTRSGTVWADFILTGIEYGYRPAEDKSTARSMHKMLMRALDGEALLLGICASLNPEAVVARMEEGIDLDAHPQWAAECDATIETLEMFQPGKRIYWLSIPLANRGWKNQAAAAWSAARTTLTDYLGLPRTSLDPEEVARRTTQANMIAADIPAYFRPTPATPAQMVWLHQHSLQRGLGLDSDVPLPYASIGTKPMAAFTAARFDEGAQSDRPSSGWKSKAPTLTKALKIDQPWTLEERPANYQCLLALADTPSGNTVFPGSEFLALADAIAGVDVDWGIRLHIRSSAEVSKKNKRALINLNEQFSQREGEVSHGHGVLHAAAEDLAEYAAKMDADNMEVEVQSTTIFAIGAHTEEVALRDARQLAKLFELSSYKLVSPLGFQEDLWHALNPGVSTPSIVKEFAQITTSTDFSAYVPCVHNDLGDSSGPLLALNISSARIGVVHHDVAKKSAADISGSFAAVGALGSGKSVLLKGIGGAFHDRGGKIVVIDHTEVGEYARWAATIAEAVIADLSHPKWSLDPLRIFGPDKGAEVATSVLLPLLQLQPDEPLGVLLGTVLEPAYRGEHGLLDGGLGDILDHLRSDECTLVQRIELADKLGVYARKSYAAALFEKGLPALDITAQAIVFRTHTVKLPSQQEIVQEHLFRQLGLEKRVGRAMYALIGLIARGICFANPSEPAMFLADECHRMTRAEEGVDIVIDFLREGRKEQAYIGLGSQDPDEGLGNETLRGLIPTRFAMRQTDATLARRSLAFVGLDPRDPDMFKELTEQTSPVSGKDPDTGAEYVEPHRRGEGYMRDAYGNIGRIKVLMPSEPNRAHATQTTPNKAPKELIDA from the coding sequence ATGCTTCAACCAATCACAGCTGTCGGAGGAAATCTTCGGTGGACGCGCTCAGGCACGGTCTGGGCCGACTTCATCCTGACCGGAATCGAATACGGATACAGGCCGGCCGAGGACAAGAGCACAGCGAGATCTATGCACAAGATGCTGATGCGTGCACTCGACGGCGAGGCGCTTCTCCTCGGAATCTGCGCCAGCCTCAATCCCGAGGCAGTAGTGGCACGGATGGAAGAAGGCATCGACCTCGATGCACACCCGCAGTGGGCCGCCGAGTGCGACGCCACCATCGAGACATTGGAAATGTTCCAACCAGGCAAGCGCATCTACTGGCTGTCTATTCCTCTCGCCAACAGAGGATGGAAGAACCAGGCGGCCGCGGCCTGGTCTGCCGCGCGGACGACATTGACCGACTATCTCGGACTTCCGCGAACATCGCTGGACCCCGAAGAAGTGGCCAGGCGGACAACACAGGCAAACATGATCGCCGCCGATATTCCAGCCTATTTCCGCCCAACACCGGCGACGCCTGCACAGATGGTCTGGCTCCATCAACACAGCCTTCAGCGAGGGCTCGGCCTGGATTCGGACGTTCCACTGCCCTACGCCTCGATCGGCACAAAGCCGATGGCGGCATTCACCGCCGCACGCTTCGACGAAGGCGCCCAATCCGATCGCCCTAGTTCCGGCTGGAAATCGAAGGCGCCGACATTGACGAAGGCACTCAAAATCGATCAACCCTGGACATTGGAAGAGCGGCCCGCAAATTACCAATGCCTACTTGCGTTGGCCGACACTCCCTCCGGCAACACAGTCTTCCCCGGATCCGAGTTCCTCGCCCTGGCCGATGCCATTGCCGGCGTCGACGTGGATTGGGGCATCAGACTTCACATACGCAGTTCGGCAGAGGTATCGAAGAAGAACAAACGCGCTCTGATCAACCTGAACGAGCAGTTCAGCCAACGCGAGGGCGAAGTGTCCCACGGGCACGGGGTTCTCCACGCCGCAGCGGAGGACCTCGCCGAGTACGCCGCAAAAATGGACGCCGACAACATGGAAGTCGAAGTCCAGTCGACGACGATCTTCGCCATCGGGGCACACACCGAAGAGGTCGCACTCCGGGATGCACGGCAACTCGCGAAACTGTTCGAACTCTCCAGCTACAAGCTGGTCAGCCCGCTCGGATTCCAAGAGGACCTCTGGCACGCACTCAACCCTGGAGTGTCCACACCCTCAATCGTCAAAGAATTCGCTCAGATCACCACCTCGACCGATTTCTCCGCCTACGTTCCCTGCGTCCACAACGACTTGGGTGATTCGTCGGGCCCGCTGCTCGCATTGAACATCAGTTCGGCCCGGATCGGCGTGGTTCATCACGATGTCGCCAAGAAGTCGGCGGCAGACATTTCGGGGTCCTTCGCAGCGGTCGGTGCGCTGGGATCGGGTAAGTCGGTTCTCCTCAAAGGGATCGGCGGAGCCTTCCACGATCGCGGAGGGAAGATCGTCGTCATCGATCACACCGAGGTGGGGGAGTACGCCCGATGGGCCGCCACCATCGCCGAGGCTGTCATCGCGGATCTGTCTCATCCCAAGTGGAGCCTGGACCCACTGCGAATCTTCGGGCCCGACAAGGGCGCAGAGGTTGCGACATCAGTTCTACTGCCGCTTCTACAGCTTCAGCCCGACGAGCCGCTCGGTGTCCTCCTCGGTACTGTCCTCGAGCCTGCCTACCGTGGTGAGCACGGATTGCTCGACGGTGGCCTCGGAGACATCCTCGATCACCTCCGCAGCGACGAGTGCACCCTCGTTCAGCGCATCGAGTTGGCCGACAAACTCGGGGTCTACGCCCGCAAGTCCTACGCAGCGGCCTTGTTCGAGAAGGGACTGCCGGCGCTCGACATCACAGCGCAGGCAATCGTGTTCCGTACCCACACGGTCAAACTCCCGAGCCAGCAGGAAATCGTTCAGGAGCACCTGTTCCGCCAGCTCGGGCTGGAGAAGCGCGTGGGCCGCGCCATGTATGCGCTCATCGGTCTGATCGCCCGCGGGATCTGCTTTGCGAATCCGAGCGAGCCTGCGATGTTCCTCGCCGACGAGTGCCACCGCATGACGCGGGCCGAGGAAGGCGTCGACATTGTCATCGACTTCCTTCGAGAGGGCCGCAAGGAGCAGGCGTACATCGGGCTCGGATCGCAGGACCCGGATGAGGGTTTGGGCAACGAGACCTTGCGAGGCTTGATCCCCACTCGGTTCGCGATGCGCCAGACGGATGCCACGCTCGCTCGTCGCTCGCTGGCATTCGTCGGTCTGGATCCCAGAGACCCCGACATGTTCAAAGAACTCACCGAACAGACGTCCCCCGTTTCAGGCAAAGACCCGGACACCGGTGCGGAATACGTCGAGCCTCATCGCCGCGGGGAGGGCTACATGCGCGACGCCTACGGCAACATCGGCCGAATCAAGGTGCTCATGCCGTCGGAGCCGAACCGTGCACACGCAACCCAGACGACGCCGAACAAGGCGCCCAAGGAGCTGATCGACGCATGA
- a CDS encoding Mu transposase C-terminal domain-containing protein translates to MTKLLKVGDRIFFDDDEHLVVALSGVRVRLEAADGTASVVLVSHLVDSPGFAILGQSDAGFGSGGLAGQSLADVPANATERARDWERHVVEVQTGLPPGADPGATPRPEYDPARTTIRQREAAKAAELTAAGFPTSAITVQRMRSRYRSGGVRGLVDGRVTRPSSTYRRTDERVVAAVLDALDGETKRSTGTRDRLRRQVEMLLVQRHGDGAVAMPSKATFNRLVTALSTGQHTFGSAKTRRSAANRPTGPFTATWASRPGQHVQIDTTPLDVLAVFDDGSARRVELTAAVDVATRTIAAGVLRPVGTKAVDASMLLARMLVPEPMRPGWAETLRMSVSRLPYRSLADIDIRMEQAAAKPVIVPETIGCDRGKVYLSETFLRSCQTLGMSVQPSHPRTPTDNSVIERTFSSINTLFCQYVAGYVGRDVGRRGAHVEDEAAWSLAQLQDLFDEWVIHWQRRPHDGLRSPDSGQAVSPNEMYAVLVSAAGYLPLMLSGEDYIELLPSQWRAINDYGVRLDRRTYDDRGFNPYRRQHSGVTAHNGAWEVRYDPYDLSQVFVRNHYEGGWIRATWTHLPMVSAPFADFTWRHARQIVADAGPTAEPVETATARALADLLDRASAGPDTQSAARTKADRKVAARTRAAAPERATVVPVDLRVLDGGDDFDEDSGGDEGELGTVIPFGVFDAAAEAERWL, encoded by the coding sequence ATGACGAAGCTGCTGAAGGTCGGAGACCGCATATTTTTCGACGACGACGAGCATCTGGTGGTGGCACTGTCCGGTGTACGGGTGAGGTTGGAAGCGGCAGATGGGACCGCGTCGGTGGTTCTGGTGTCGCATCTGGTGGACTCGCCGGGGTTCGCAATCCTCGGCCAGTCCGACGCCGGGTTCGGGTCGGGTGGACTGGCTGGGCAGAGCCTCGCCGACGTTCCTGCTAATGCCACCGAGCGAGCTCGTGACTGGGAACGACACGTCGTCGAGGTCCAAACCGGGTTGCCGCCCGGAGCGGATCCAGGAGCCACTCCTCGACCCGAGTACGACCCGGCGCGGACCACCATTCGCCAGCGCGAGGCAGCCAAGGCCGCCGAATTGACTGCAGCGGGGTTCCCGACCAGCGCGATCACGGTTCAGCGGATGCGCAGCCGCTATCGTTCCGGCGGCGTGCGCGGGCTGGTCGACGGCAGGGTGACACGGCCGTCGTCGACCTATCGGCGCACTGACGAGCGCGTGGTGGCAGCGGTCCTGGATGCGTTGGACGGGGAAACGAAACGGTCCACCGGAACCCGGGATCGACTGCGCCGGCAGGTAGAAATGCTTCTGGTGCAACGGCACGGTGACGGGGCGGTCGCGATGCCGTCGAAGGCGACATTCAACCGGTTGGTGACAGCGCTGTCGACGGGACAGCACACGTTCGGTTCGGCGAAGACGCGGCGATCCGCGGCGAATCGGCCGACCGGCCCCTTCACCGCGACATGGGCGTCGCGGCCGGGACAACACGTTCAGATCGACACGACACCCTTGGACGTGTTGGCAGTCTTCGACGACGGGAGCGCCCGACGAGTCGAGTTGACCGCAGCGGTCGATGTCGCAACGCGCACGATCGCGGCGGGAGTGCTCCGCCCGGTCGGTACCAAGGCTGTGGATGCATCCATGCTGCTGGCGCGGATGCTGGTACCTGAGCCGATGCGCCCGGGTTGGGCAGAGACGTTGCGGATGTCGGTGTCGCGGTTGCCGTATCGCAGTCTGGCCGACATCGACATCCGTATGGAGCAGGCTGCGGCGAAACCGGTAATCGTCCCGGAGACGATCGGCTGCGACCGCGGAAAGGTCTACCTGTCCGAAACGTTCCTGCGGTCATGTCAGACGCTGGGCATGTCGGTTCAGCCGTCCCATCCGCGCACGCCGACCGACAACAGCGTGATCGAGCGGACATTTTCCTCGATCAACACCCTGTTCTGCCAGTATGTCGCCGGTTACGTCGGCCGCGATGTCGGCCGCCGCGGCGCGCATGTCGAGGACGAAGCTGCGTGGTCGTTGGCGCAACTGCAGGATCTGTTCGACGAGTGGGTGATTCACTGGCAGCGCCGTCCACACGACGGGCTGCGCAGTCCCGACAGCGGTCAGGCGGTGTCACCGAACGAGATGTACGCGGTGCTGGTCAGCGCCGCAGGCTATCTGCCGTTGATGCTCAGCGGTGAGGACTACATCGAACTGCTGCCTTCGCAATGGCGCGCCATCAACGATTACGGGGTGCGCCTCGACCGGCGCACGTACGACGATCGCGGGTTCAATCCCTATCGCCGCCAGCATTCCGGTGTCACCGCGCACAACGGGGCTTGGGAAGTCCGCTACGACCCGTACGACCTGTCGCAGGTGTTCGTTCGTAACCACTACGAAGGTGGTTGGATCCGAGCGACCTGGACGCATCTGCCGATGGTGTCGGCTCCGTTCGCGGACTTTACCTGGCGTCACGCCCGCCAGATCGTCGCCGACGCCGGGCCGACAGCTGAACCGGTGGAGACCGCGACCGCGCGGGCGCTGGCGGATCTGCTGGATCGCGCGTCCGCGGGCCCGGATACGCAGTCGGCGGCCAGGACCAAGGCTGATCGCAAGGTGGCGGCACGTACCCGGGCTGCGGCACCTGAGCGAGCCACTGTCGTGCCGGTCGATCTGCGTGTGCTCGACGGTGGTGACGACTTCGACGAGGACAGCGGCGGTGATGAAGGCGAGCTGGGCACTGTGATCCCGTTCGGTGTCTTCGATGCCGCCGCGGAGGCCGAGAGGTGGCTGTGA
- a CDS encoding M23 family metallopeptidase, with the protein MTYKHWIAIALVPVMGAVLIVAIPIMMLLRSGSDASTSCGGPAVMPPAGAEVAPTDPSVLAGKQTEIVRTIIAVGEQMGFSDQGIIVALSTASQESGFKNYANDGTGILAADQMDVGKSLNYPHDAVGNDHGSVNPFQQQYPWWGTMDELMNPQIAAIKFYEALKKVPGWEALPVTVAAQKVQVSLYPDAYADDEIIARRLYAENKGASKDAPALPPQYDKPVSGGPQDVGDSPINVGDSFELDVADVLCGGGAAMDCAPTNNPAEKGLTPDALRVMRCITETFGERPWANVGDRPSGVDRDHQEGRAVDAMMTEGDDDYRTPAGRAKGDAIADFVVKNADALGVKYVIWYEKIWTRSQDAVGQPGSWGPYDYPLGGNSTDTVAHRDHVHVSVYGNAAIAAPGAGAVGDGNARLPVDPGKYTITSGYGYRSNPTGTGGQMHAGLDFGAASGTPIFAVTGGTVTQASNVGDGYGNCVVITTGNTETRYAHQVDGAIKVKVGDQVSAGTEIGGVGTTGDSTGDHLHFEVRVDGKSTDPMPYLQNMGLTP; encoded by the coding sequence ATGACCTACAAGCACTGGATCGCGATCGCTCTCGTTCCAGTAATGGGCGCTGTCCTGATCGTTGCCATCCCGATCATGATGCTGCTCCGCAGCGGATCGGACGCCTCGACAAGTTGCGGCGGCCCGGCAGTCATGCCACCTGCCGGCGCCGAAGTGGCGCCGACCGACCCCTCCGTTCTGGCCGGAAAACAAACCGAGATCGTCCGCACGATCATTGCCGTCGGCGAACAGATGGGCTTCTCCGATCAGGGCATCATCGTCGCGCTCTCCACCGCATCCCAAGAATCCGGATTCAAGAACTACGCGAACGACGGAACCGGCATCTTGGCAGCCGATCAAATGGATGTCGGTAAGTCACTGAACTACCCGCACGACGCGGTCGGCAACGATCACGGCAGCGTGAATCCGTTTCAACAGCAGTATCCGTGGTGGGGAACGATGGACGAGCTGATGAACCCGCAGATCGCCGCGATCAAGTTTTACGAAGCACTCAAAAAGGTGCCCGGATGGGAAGCGTTGCCGGTCACCGTTGCCGCGCAGAAGGTGCAGGTTTCGCTGTACCCCGACGCCTACGCCGACGACGAGATCATTGCTCGCCGCTTGTATGCGGAGAACAAGGGCGCAAGCAAAGATGCGCCCGCGCTGCCCCCGCAATATGACAAGCCCGTCTCGGGCGGACCGCAGGACGTGGGCGACAGCCCGATCAACGTAGGCGACAGTTTCGAACTCGACGTTGCCGACGTCCTGTGTGGCGGCGGCGCGGCAATGGACTGTGCACCGACCAACAATCCTGCCGAAAAGGGACTCACACCCGACGCCCTCCGAGTGATGCGGTGCATCACCGAAACCTTCGGAGAGCGGCCCTGGGCGAATGTCGGCGATCGCCCATCGGGCGTCGATCGGGATCATCAAGAAGGTCGCGCCGTCGACGCGATGATGACCGAAGGCGACGACGACTACCGCACCCCCGCCGGCCGAGCCAAGGGCGATGCGATCGCAGATTTCGTCGTCAAGAACGCTGATGCATTGGGCGTCAAGTACGTCATCTGGTACGAGAAAATCTGGACGCGAAGCCAGGATGCGGTAGGACAACCCGGAAGTTGGGGACCCTACGACTACCCCCTCGGTGGAAACAGCACCGACACCGTTGCCCACCGTGACCATGTCCACGTCAGTGTCTACGGCAATGCCGCGATCGCAGCTCCCGGCGCCGGCGCGGTCGGTGATGGAAACGCGCGACTACCCGTCGACCCAGGCAAATACACGATCACCTCCGGCTACGGCTACCGCTCCAACCCCACCGGAACAGGCGGGCAGATGCACGCCGGTCTCGACTTCGGAGCAGCCTCCGGGACCCCGATTTTCGCCGTGACAGGAGGCACCGTGACCCAAGCGAGCAACGTCGGCGATGGCTACGGGAACTGTGTTGTCATCACCACCGGCAACACTGAGACCCGATACGCCCACCAAGTCGACGGCGCGATCAAAGTCAAGGTCGGAGATCAGGTGAGCGCGGGAACGGAAATCGGTGGAGTCGGGACAACCGGAGACTCCACCGGCGACCACTTGCACTTCGAAGTTCGGGTGGACGGCAAAAGCACAGATCCAATGCCGTATCTGCAGAACATGGGCCTGACCCCCTGA